One region of Thermodesulfobacteriota bacterium genomic DNA includes:
- a CDS encoding undecaprenyl-diphosphate phosphatase: protein MGWLESVLLGLVQGLTEFLPVSSSGHLVLAQSLIPGFEQPGVLFDALLHGGTLLAVLMYFRRDVQELLASLLPGGDPSRRRLALLLVAATVPTGLIGVIFKDPLEALFHAPRSAAAMLLVTGALLWISEVLARPRMGLEGMGYGRALAVGTVQGLAIVPGISRSGSTIAVGTLLGIRGEDAARFSFLLSVPAILGALVLQLPHLEGVEAGRLGGYAGGVAAAFASGLWAIRFLLAAIRRGRFRWFAVYCWLLGAGYLFFGP, encoded by the coding sequence ATGGGTTGGTTGGAGAGCGTGCTCCTGGGGTTAGTGCAGGGGCTCACGGAGTTTCTGCCGGTGAGCTCCTCGGGGCACCTGGTGCTGGCCCAGAGCTTGATCCCGGGGTTCGAGCAGCCCGGTGTGCTCTTCGATGCGCTCCTCCATGGGGGAACGCTCCTGGCGGTGCTAATGTACTTCCGCCGCGACGTGCAGGAGCTCCTGGCGAGCCTGCTCCCCGGGGGAGACCCTTCGCGGCGCCGGCTGGCGCTGCTTCTCGTGGCCGCCACGGTGCCCACGGGGCTCATCGGCGTGATCTTCAAAGACCCCCTGGAGGCCCTCTTCCACGCTCCGCGGTCGGCCGCGGCCATGCTCCTGGTGACCGGAGCGCTCCTGTGGATCTCGGAGGTCCTGGCCCGTCCCCGGATGGGCCTGGAGGGAATGGGCTACGGCCGGGCGCTGGCCGTGGGCACCGTGCAGGGGCTCGCCATCGTGCCGGGGATCAGCCGCTCGGGCTCCACCATTGCCGTGGGAACCCTGCTCGGCATCCGGGGGGAGGACGCCGCCCGCTTCAGCTTCCTGCTTTCGGTGCCCGCCATCCTGGGGGCTCTGGTCCTCCAGCTTCCCCACCTGGAGGGGGTGGAGGCCGGCCGGCTCGGAGGATACGCAGGGGGAGTTGCGGCCGCCTTTGCCTCGGGGCTCTGGGCGATTCGTTTCCTCCTGGCGGCGATCCGCCGGGGCCGGTTCCGGTGGTTCGCGGTATACTGCTGGCTCCTGGGGGCCGGCTACCTCTTCTTTGGACCTTGA